The following coding sequences are from one Gossypium raimondii isolate GPD5lz chromosome 4, ASM2569854v1, whole genome shotgun sequence window:
- the LOC105780636 gene encoding uncharacterized protein LOC105780636: MEKPSKSYGVVLPTMDEDHEEFVFIEEDYDVDDDLSHWEFIDSSVTDSDDADDDVSFHRGELSRRNVESFIPFTFPFPPITEVKKSIPIPAPIQDTDDHDPSHDGSDDQDDDVDASFRRDELSRRRNLVFGMPFPFPPLTEVKQFNLMHDHDNDDPDPSHDDASFHRDEVSRRNLVYGMPFPLPPLTEVEKFIPFPAPIQDNDDHHPSHDGSDDQDDVDDDYGCDLDDELVPKALSGKFGRQRMRKLGKRAFAKMNTSKKSPYLHVKPGCVHGKHGLGLKHSF, translated from the coding sequence ATGGAGAAGCCAAGCAAATCTTATGGTGTTGTTTTACCTACAATGGATGAAGATCATGAAGAATTTGTTTTCATTGAAGAAGATTatgatgttgatgatgatctTTCCCATTGGGAATTCATTGATTCCTCCGTTACCGATTCTGATGATGCCGATGATGATGTATCGTTTCATCGTGGTGAATTATCCAGAAGAAACGTAGAGTCGTTTATCCCTTTCACTTTCCCTTTTCCCCCTATAACGGAGGTGAAAAAGTCCATCCCGATTCCTGCTCCGATTCAAGATACTGATGATCATGATCCATCACATGATGGATCTGATGATCAAGATGATGATGTTGATGCATCATTTCGTCGTGACGAATTATCGAGAAGAAGAAACTTAGTGTTCGGTATGCCTTTCCCTTTTCCCCCTTTAACGGAGGTGAAACAGTTCAACCTGATGCATGATCATGATAATGATGATCCTGATCCATCACATGATGATGCATCGTTTCATCGTGATGAAGTATCGAGAAGAAACTTAGTGTACGGTATGCCTTTCCCTTTGCCTCCTCTAACGGAGGTGGAAAAGTTTATCCCGTTCCCTGCTCCGATTCAAGATAATGATGATCATCATCCATCACATGATGGATCTGATGATCAAGACGATGTTGATGATGATTATGGATGCGATTTGGATGATGAATTGGTTCCAAAGGCATTGAGTGGGAAATTTGGAAGGCAAAGGATGAGGAAATTAGGGAAAAGGGCATTCGCGAAGATGAACACTTCAAAGAAATCGCCGTATCTGCATGTGAAGCCTGGATGCGTTCATGGAAAGCATGGGCTTGGATTAAAGCACAGTTTCTAG
- the LOC105779715 gene encoding coatomer subunit alpha-1 gives MLTKFETKSNRVKGLSFHTKRPWILASLHSGVIQLWDYRMGTLIDRFDEHDGPVRGVHFHMSQPLFVSGGDDYKIKVWNYKLHRCVFTLLGHLDYIRTVQFHHENPWIVSASDDQTIRIWNWQSRTCISVLTGHNHYVMCASFHPKEDLVVSASLDQTVRVWDIGSLNKKTASPADDILRFSQMNSELFGGVDAVVKYVLEGHDRGVNWAAFHPTLPLIVSGADDRQVKLWRMNETKAWEVDTFRGHMNNVSCVLFHSKLDIIVSNSEDKSIRVWDVTKRTGLQTFRREHDRFWILAVHPEMNVLAAGHDSGMIVFKLERERPAFAVSGESLFYAKDRFLRCYDFSTQREAQVIPIRRPGSASLNQSPRTLSYSPTENAVLICSDVDGGSYELYVIPKDSFGRGEMQEAKKGLGSSAIFVARNRFAVLDKGNNQVLIKNLKNEVVKKSGLPVPTDAIFYAGTGNLLCRSEDRVVIFDLQQRLVLGDLQTPLVKYVVWSNDMENVALLSKHTIVITNKKLVHRCTLHETIRVKSGAWDDNGIFIYSTLNHIKYCLPNGDCGIIRTLEVPIYITKVSGNTIFCLDRDGKNKAIVIDATEYIFKLSLLRKRYDQVMSMIRNSQLCGEAMIAYLQQKGFPEVALHFVKDEKTRFNLALESGNIQIAVASAKEIDDKDHWYRLGVEALRQGNAGIVEYAYQRTKNFERLSFLYLINGNLEKLSKMLKIAEVKNDVMGQFHNALYLGDIKERVKILENAGHLPLAYVTASVHGLQDVADRLAAELGDDVLPLPTGKEPSLLMPPTPVVSGGDWPLLRVMKGIFEGGLDSIGRGGVDEEEGAEGDWGEDLDVVDVDGLQNGDVAAVLEDGEVAEENEEEGGWDLEDLELPPEVETPRVSNNARSSVFVAPTPGMPVSQIWTQRSSLAADHAAAGNFDTAMRLLSRQLGIRNFAPLKSMFLDLHAGSHSYLRALSSAPVVSLAIERGWSESGSPNVRSPPALVFNFSQLDEKLKAGYKATTAGKFTEALRLFLSILHTIPFIVVESRREVDEVKELIIIAKEYVLGMQMELKRREMKDNPVRQQELAAYFTHCNLQLPHLRLALLNAMTVCYKAKNLATAANFARRLLETNPTNENQAKTARQVLQAAERNMTDASQLNYDFRNPFVTCGATYVPIYRGQKDVSCPYCTARFVPSQGGQLCTVCDLAVVGADASGLLCSPSQVR, from the exons GGGATGACTACAAGATAAAGGTCTGGAACTACAAGTTGCATAGATGTGTTTTTACCCTTCTTGGACATCTTGACTATATTCGAACTGTGCAGTTTCATCATGAGAATCCTTGGATTGTGAGTGCCAGTGATGATCAGACTATCCGCATATGGAACTGGCAGTCACGAACTTGTATCTCTGTGTTAACTGGTCATAATCATTATGTTATGTGTGCATCATTCCATCCTAAAGAGGACCTTGTCGTGTCGGCCTCCCTTGATCAGACTGTTCGAGTTTGGGATATTGGTTCCTTGAATAAGAAAACTGCCTCTCCAGCAGATGATATTTTACGTTTCAGTCAGATGAACTCAGAACTTTTTGGTGGCGTTGATGCAGTTGTTAAATATGTGTTGGAAGGTCATGACAGAGGAGTAAATTGGGCTGCATTTCATCCCACCTTACCTTTGATAGTCTCTGGAGCAGATGATCGCCAAGTGAAATTATGGCGTATGAATG AGACAAAGGCTTGGGAAGTGGATACCTTTAGAGGACACATGAATAACGTATCATGTGTTTTGTTCCATTCCAAATTAGACATCATTGTATCTAATTCCGAGGATAAAAGTATTCGTGTGTGGGATGTAACAAAGAGAACTGGACTTCAAACTTTCCGTCGAGAACATGACAGGTTCTGGATTCTTGCTGTTCATCCTGAAATGAATGTTTTGGCAGCTGGACATGACAGTGGCATGATTGTATTTAAGCTAGAGAGAGAGCGTCCTGCTTTTGCAGTGAGTGGGGAATCTCTTTTTTATGCCAAGGATCGGTTTTTAAGGTGTTATGACTTTTCAACTCAAAGAGAGGCACAAGTTATTCCAATTCGACGGCCTGGTTCCGCAAGTCTGAATCAAAGTCCAAGAACTCTTTCCTACAGTCCTACTGAAAATGCTGTTCTTATCTGCTCAGATGTGGATGGAGGATCTTATGAATTGTATGTGATACCAAAAGATAGCTTTGGCAGGGGAGAGATGCAGGAGGCAAAGAAAGGTCTTGGTAGCTCTGCTATATTTGTAGCTCGTAACCGGTTTGCTGTTCTTGACAAAGGCAACAATCAAGTCTTGATCAAGAATTTAAAGAATGAGGTGGTTAAAAAGAGTGGCCTTCCAGTGCCTACAGATGCAATATTTTATGCTGGAACAGGTAACTTGTTGTGTCGATCAGAGGATAGAGTAGTGATATTTGATCTCCAGCAGAGGCTTGTTCTTGGTGATCTTCAAACCCCtttggtgaaatatgttgtTTGGTCTAATGACATGGAGAATGTTGCTTTACTCAGCAAGCATACAATTGTCATAACTAACAAGAAGCTTGTTCACCGGTGCACTCTTCATGAGACAATACGTGTAAAGAGTGGAGCCTGGGATGACAATGGTATTTTTATCTACTCCACCCTCAACCATATAAAATACTGCCTCCCGAATGGAGATTGTGGAATAATTCGAACGCTTGAGGTTCCAATATACATAACAAAGGTTTCTGGAAATACTATATTTTGCTTGGATCGTGATGGGAAGAATAAGGCTATAGTCATTGATGCTACTGAATACATTTTCAAGCTCTCTCTGCTTCGGAAGAGATATGATCAGGTTATGAGTATGATAAGGAACTCTCAGCTATGTGGTGAAGCCATGATTGCTTATCTGCAACAGAAAGGGTTTCCTGAGGTGGCTCTCCATTTTGTGAAAGATGAGAAAACACGCTTTAATTTGGCTCTCGAGAGTGGGAACATTCAAATTGCTGTTGCATCAGCTAAGGAGATCGATGACAAAGATCATTGGTATAGATTGGGTGTGGAGGCCCTTCGCCAGGGCAATGCAGGTATAGTGGAATATGCCTACCAGAGGACAAAGAACTTTGAGAGGCTGTCTTTTCTTTATCTCATAAATGGTAACCTAGAAAAGCTGTCCAAGATGCTGAAAATTGCGGAAGTTAAGAATGATGTTATGGGTCAATTTCACAATGCTTTGTATCTTGGCGATATAAAGGAACGTGTTAAGATCTTGGAGAATGCTGGTCACTTGCCTCTTGCTTATGTTACAGCATCAGTCCATGGGCTACAGGATGTGGCTGATAGGTTAGCAGCTGAGTTGGGAGATGATGTCCTTCCTTTGCCAACAGGGAAGGAACCGTCCTTATTGATGCCTCCAACCCCCGTTGTGTCTGGTGGTGATTGGCCTCTTTTGAGAGTTATGAAAGGCATATTTGAAGGTGGATTGGATAGTATTGGCAGGGGTGGTGTGGATGAAGAGGAGGGTGCAGAAGGTGATTGGGGTGAGGATCTTGATGTGGTCGATGTTGATGGCTTGCAAAATGGGGATGTTGCTGCAGTTCTGGAAGATGGGGAAGTGGCTGAAGAAAATGAAGAGGAGGGTGGATGGGACCTTGAAGACTTGGAACTCCCTCCTGAGGTTGAGACACCAAGGGTTTCTAACAATGCTCGTTCATCTGTTTTTGTGGCACCAACTCCTGGTATGCCTGTGAGTCAAATTTGGACTCAAAGATCATCTCTTGCTGCTGATCATGCAGCAGCAGGCAATTTTGATACAGCAATGCGTTTGCTGAGCAGGCAACTTGGAATAAGAAATTTTGCTCCTTTGAAATCCATGTTTCTTGATCTTCATGCTGGCAGCCATAGCTATCTTCGTGCACTTTCATCTGCTCCTGTGGTGTCATTGGCAATTGAGAGGGGATGGAGTGAGTCTGGTAGTCCTAATGTGAGGTCTCCACCGGCCCTCGTGTTCAATTTTTCTCAGTTGGATGAAAAGCTGAAGGCTGGTTACAAGGCAACAACGGCTGGAAAATTCACCGAGGCTCTTCGGCTCTTTCTCAGCATTCTTCATACGATTCCATTTATTGTTGTGGAATCAAGGAGGGAAGTTGATGAAGTCAAGGAGTTAATTATTATCGCTAAGGAGTACGTTCTTGGTATGCAGATGGAGCTTAAGCGAAGAGAAATGAAAGACAATCCAGTCCGCCAACAGGAGCTTGCTGCCTACTTCACCCACTGCAACCTTCAATTGCCTCACCTAAGACTTGCTCTGTTAAATGCAATGACAGTCTGCTACAAGGCAAAGAACCTGGCTACAGCAGCTAACTTTGCCAGACGTCTACTAGAAACAAACCCCACAAATGAGAATCAAGCTAAGACCGCGAGGCAAGTGCTACAAGCTGCTGAGAGGAATATGACCGATGCCTCTCAACTAAACTATGATTTCAGAAACCCATTCGTGACATGTGGGGCAACTTATGTACCAATTTACAGAGGACAGAAGGATGTATCATGCCCATATTGCACCGCTCGCTTTGTACCTAGTCAGGGTGGACAATTGTGTACGGTTTGTGATCTTGCAGTGGTCGGGGCAGATGCTTCAGGGTTGCTTTGTTCGCCTTCACAGGTACGATAA